A region from the Variovorax paradoxus genome encodes:
- the imuA gene encoding translesion DNA synthesis-associated protein ImuA, which produces MAIPLSWADGDEASSAPQISVPSAQPRRPPLALPHAIESAIWRGDALGTPVTSAVGTGFERLDAELPGGGWPCQSLTEVLQVQPSVLEWRLLAPAMRTLVAQGRQIVVIGPPKAPHLPGLHHLGLDERHLVWIAADKPVERLWATEQLIKANAAGMLVSWLPQARQEQIRRLQVCAQSCDGPVILCRPAAAEHEASAAPLRLQARFGVDWELRIHLLKRKGPPHEGELTLPSVPGGLEAILTPRLRHPSRLIAARQSRELSHAVGSPSSRQPAGRPAAAH; this is translated from the coding sequence GTGGCCATCCCCCTGTCTTGGGCCGATGGCGATGAAGCGTCCTCGGCCCCGCAGATTTCCGTCCCGTCGGCGCAGCCGCGGCGTCCGCCGCTCGCGCTGCCGCACGCCATCGAATCAGCCATCTGGCGCGGCGATGCGCTCGGCACGCCGGTCACCTCGGCCGTAGGCACCGGGTTTGAACGCCTCGATGCCGAACTGCCGGGCGGCGGCTGGCCCTGCCAGTCCCTGACGGAGGTGCTGCAGGTCCAGCCCTCGGTGCTCGAATGGCGGCTGCTCGCGCCGGCCATGCGCACGCTGGTCGCGCAAGGCAGGCAGATCGTGGTCATCGGGCCGCCGAAGGCGCCCCATCTGCCGGGCCTGCACCACCTCGGCCTGGACGAGCGCCACCTGGTCTGGATTGCCGCCGACAAGCCGGTCGAGCGCCTCTGGGCGACCGAGCAGCTCATCAAGGCCAACGCGGCCGGCATGCTGGTCAGCTGGCTGCCGCAAGCCCGCCAGGAGCAGATCCGCCGCCTGCAGGTCTGCGCCCAAAGCTGCGACGGCCCCGTCATCCTGTGCCGGCCGGCCGCCGCCGAGCACGAGGCCTCGGCCGCGCCGCTGCGGCTGCAGGCACGCTTCGGCGTCGACTGGGAGCTGCGCATCCATCTGCTCAAGCGCAAGGGGCCGCCGCACGAGGGGGAACTGACGCTCCCTTCGGTGCCCGGCGGCCTCGAAGCCATCCTGACGCCGCGTCTTCGCCATCCGAGCCGCCTGATTGCGGCGCGCCAATCCCGGGAGCTTTCCCATGCTGTGGGCAGCCCTTCTTCCCGACAGC